One Vicia villosa cultivar HV-30 ecotype Madison, WI unplaced genomic scaffold, Vvil1.0 ctg.003248F_1_1, whole genome shotgun sequence DNA segment encodes these proteins:
- the LOC131640633 gene encoding GDSL esterase/lipase At2g03980-like, protein MFTCKLFWVMSLISLQLLLANCYSTKSLVPALYVFGDSSVDAGNNNILNTISKANRFPYGIDFNNCSTGRFSNGKTFADLIAIKLGLPMPPPYIGVSSTERYQIVSGINYASGSCGILNSSRNGECLSLEKQVEYFTSTVMNDLPRNFQSKTELRNYLSKSIFLLSTGANDYILNYFKQAMRPNQMVNPEEFADHLLDQLGSNIKKIYDLGGRKFVIIGIGPIGCIPSFIIKTPHSQNCNEVINQVVKLFTNKLPRKLQELKFKFKLSGSLFTILDSFKLFRKIQNSPEKFGLTNIRDSCVVEGGKPCENRKEYYFYDFAHNTEAANEILANRCFGGRHICFPMNIEKLVHAL, encoded by the exons ATGTTTACATGTAAACTTTTTTGGGTTATGTCCCTTATTAGTCTCCAACTTTTGTTGGCAAATTGTTATTCTACAAAGAGCCTTGTCCCAGCTTTGTATGTTTTTGGTGACTCAAGTGTAGATGCtggaaataacaacattttgaatACAATTTCTAAAGCTAATAGATTCCCTTATGGCATAGATTTTAATAACTGCTCTACTGGAAGGTTTAGCAATGGCAAAACCTTTGCAGATCTTATTG CTATTAAATTAGGTTTACCAATGCCACCTCCATACATCGGTGTCTCATCAACGGAGAGATATCAAATAGTATCGGGTATCAACTATGCGTCAGGTTCATGTGGAATCTTGAATTCATCAAGAAAT GGAGAATGCTTGTCATTGGAGAAACAAGTTGAATATTTCACCTCAACAGTGATGAATGATCTTCCAAGAAACTTTCAAAGCAAAACAGAATTGAGGAACTACTTATCAAAATCTATATTTCTTTTATCAACTGGTGCCAATGATTacattcttaattattttaaacaaGCAATGCGACCAAACCAAATGGTTAATCCTGAGGAATTTGCAGATCACCTTTTGGACCAACTTGGTTCAAATATAAAA aaaattTATGATCTAGGTGGAAGAAAATTTGTGATAATTGGCATTGGTCCAATTGGTTGTATCCCAAGTTTTATCATAAAAACACCACATTCTCAAAATTGcaatgaagttattaatcaagtAGTTAAGCTCTTCACAAACAAACTCCCAAGAAAGCTTCAAGAGTTGAAATTTAAATTCAAACTCTCAGGATCACTATTCACTATTTTGGACAGTTTTAAATTGTTCAGGAAAATACAAAATTCCCCTGAAAAATTTG GTTTGACAAATATTAGAGAttcatgtgttgtggaaggaggAAAACCTTGTGAAAATCGAAAGGAATATTATTTTTACGATTTTGCCCATAATACTGAAGCTGCAAATGAAATATTGGCAAATAGGTGTTTTGGTGGAAGACATATATGTTTTCCTATGAATATTGAGAAATTAGTTCATGCACTTTAA
- the LOC131640628 gene encoding uncharacterized protein LOC131640628 isoform X1: protein MPSLNIPDTFNKTKGMIRDLGLDYKKIDACPNDCMIYWKDHENDTSCHVCGAPRWNEDVEGNDKVEKNHKSHKVPSKVLRHFPLIPRLQRLFICSKTANSLRWHDEDRSKDGKLRHPADGEAWKEFDKCHSEFANDPRNIRLGLASDGFNPFRTMNLSHSTWPVVLMPYNFPPWWCMKAEYSMLSLLIPGPFSQGNNIDVYLQPLIEELKVLWDLGVETYHASLNQTFQMRAALLWTISDFPGYAMLSGWSTKGKLACPCCNYNTNSIYLNKSKKVCYMDHRVFLPEDHKYRSNARNFNGRTEDRPPPELLTGEQILEKLKDVNNAFGRLQKKSNNGPWKKKSIFFELPYWKHNTLRHNLDVMHIEKNIFDSIIGTLLDIPGKTKDHKNARLDLKEMGIRKKLHPKEVDQGKKSVLAKACFSMTAKEKTTFCSVLKNAKIPDGCASNISRCVQLAEKKVSGYKSHDAHFMLHYLLQVAVRSTMPNQVAHPIIRLCSFFRCLCQKVIEVENLDILQSRIAETLCQFETIFPPSFFDIMVHLPIHLVNEVRRGGPVQFRWMYFPERYLGKLKGYVRNKSRPEGSIAEGYLVEECLTFCSRYLHSGV from the coding sequence ATGCCTTCATTGAACATCCCTGATACGTTCAACAAAACTAAAGGCATGATCAGAGACTTAGGGTTGGATTATAAGAAGATCGATGCTTGCCCTAATGATTGCATGATATATTGGAAAGATCACGAGAATGATACTTCTTGCCATGTTTGCGGTGCTCCACGGTGGAATGAAGATGTAGAAGGAAATGATAAAGTTGAAAAAAATCATAAGTCTCATAAAGTTCCTTCAAAAGTTTTGAGACACTTTCCCTTGATTCCTAGACTTCAACGACTATTTATATGTTCGAAGACGGCTAACTCATTAAGGTGGCATGATGAAGACCGGTCGAAAGATGGGAAGTTGAGGCACCCTGCAGATGGAGAAGCATGGAAAGAATTTGATAAATGTCATTCTGAATTTGCTAATGATCCGCGTAATATAAGACTTGGATTGGCTAGTGACGGATTTAATCCATTTCGAACAATGAATTTGTCTCATAGTACTTGGCCCGTAGTATTAATGCCATACAACTTTCCACCTTGGTGGTGTATGAAGGCTGAATATTCTATGTTGTCTTTATTAATCCCTGGACCATTTTCACAAGGGAATAATATTGATGTGTACCTTCAACCATTGATAGAAGAGTTGAAAGTGTTATGGGATTTGGGTGTAGAAacatatcatgcatcattaaatCAAACTTTTCAAATGCGGGCAGCTCTCTTGTGGACCATTAGTGACTTTCCTGGGTATGCTATGTTGAGTGGGTGGAGTACAAAAGGGAAACTAGCATGTCCTTGTTGTAATTATAACACTAATTCGATATATTTGAATAAAAGTAAAAAGGTGTGTTATATGGATCATCGTGTTTTTTTGCCTGAGGATCATAAATATAGGTCAAATGCTAGGAATTTCAATGGGCGCACAGAAGATAGACCACCACCAGAGTTGTTAACCGGGGAACAAATCTTGGAGAAACTAAAGGACGTCAATAATGCTTTTGGAAGGTTGCAAAAGAAAAGTAATAATGGTCCATGGaagaaaaaatcaatattttttgagTTGCCATATTGGAAGCATAATACTTTACGCCACAACCTTGATGTGATGCACATAGAGAAAAACATATTTGATAGTATAATTGGAACTTTGTTGGATATCCCAGGAAAGACAAAAGATCATAAAAATGCACGTTTAGACTTGAAAGAGATGGGTATTAGAAAGAAACTTCACCCCAAAGAGGTAGATCAAGGCAAAAAGTCAGTGCTTGCAAAAGCATGCTTTTCCATGACTGCAAAGGAGAAAACTACTTTTTGTTctgtattgaaaaatgcaaaaatacCGGATGGTTGTGCTTCAAACATTTCAAGGTGTGTTCAACTTGCTGAAAAGAAAGTTAGCGGATACAAAAGCCACGATGCACATTTCATGTTGCATTACTTGCTTCAAGTGGCTGTGAGAAGTACAATGCCAAACCAGGTTGCACACCCAATAATCCGTCTTTGTTCATTTTTTCGTTGTTTATGTCAAAAGGTGATTGAGGTGGAAAATTTGGATATCTTACAATCTAGGATTGCTGAAACTCTTTGCCAATTCGAGACAATTTTCCCCCCGAGTTTCTTTGATATAATGGTTCATTTGCCAATACATCTAGTGAATGAGGTAAGAAGGGGAGGACCTGTTCAATTTCGGTGGATGTACTTTCCAGAAAGATATCTAGGAAAATTAAAGGGATATGTTCGTAATAAAAGTCGTCCCGAGGGTTCTATTGCTGAGGGTTATTTGGTTGAAGAATGCTTGACATTTTGCTCTCGGTATTTGCATAGTGGTGTTTAA
- the LOC131640628 gene encoding uncharacterized protein LOC131640628 isoform X2 yields MEKHMENVSNYDGEEVEGTNVTSAEGNTLGASSSGQIRKRGKTLCRKIHAREFKDRQQISLNEEGQPIGPDEKTVSELSSFLGTIGRSSDLCPLTFISWIALVKSWEDHKIDPVWDYVNEKYNVPKEGRKAVFAIINDAWRRYKCSLKSKHFTKYKTLREQLKNRSQEVPEEDFRKLLEYWRDEKSRKVSHQNAQNIARLKWRHRMGNKGFAVIREKMRESNEDREPPTQAEMFIATRQSRKEKNLDQETNHAIIKLQDLIENQGQSSSEAFQSVFGKQKPGRLRCHGRTTTPTLLKRNEEIAKLKRDHAAEVRHVIQEMEEKRRQDKEEIERKMQLLLKTVLNQNTSDLDIEALAALISAPTTDANSVLRSSASTHAPTNDQIMNDDMNEDFQSFGDEET; encoded by the exons atggaaaaACATATGGAGAATGTTAGCAACTATGATGGCGAGGAAGTTGAGGGGACAAATGTAACTAGTGCTGAAGGTAATACCTTAGGTGCTTCATCCTCAGGACAAATAAGAAAGCGAGGAAAGACTTTATGTCGGAAAATTCATGCCCGAGAATTCAAAGATAGACAACAAATATCCTTGAATGAAGAAGGACAACCAATTGGACCAGATGAAAAGACAGTGTCTGAACTTAGTAGTTTTTTGGGGACAATAGGAAGAAGTTCGGATTTATGTCCCCTCACTTTCATTAGTTGGATTGCTTTGGTTAAGTCTTGGGAGGATCACAAGATAGATCCTGTGTGGGATTATGTTAAT GAAAAATACAATGTCCCAAAGGAAGGAAGGAAGGCTGTATTTGCTATTATAAATGATGCTTGGAGACGATACAAATGTTCGCTTAAAAGTAAGCATTTTACTAAGTACAAAACCTTGCGTGAGCAGCTAAAAAATCGTTCGCAAGAGGTACCAGAAGAAGACTTTAGAAAGTTATTGGAGTATTGGAGAGATGAAAAGAGTCGA AAAGTCAGTCATCAAAATGCCCAAAATATAGCTCGACTGAAATGGAGACATCGAATGGGGAATAAAGGCTTTGCTGTTATAAGAGAAAAAAtg CGTGAAAGTAATGAAGATAGAGAACCTCCGACTCAAGCTGAAATGTTCATTGCTACTCGACAAAGTAGGAAAGAAAAGAATTTGGATCAAGAAACTAACCATGCAATT ATAAAGcttcaagatttgattgaaaatcaaggGCAGTCTTCTTCAGAAGCTTTTCAAAGTGTATTTGGAAAACAAAAACCTGGGAGATTGCGTTGTCATGGGAGAACGACAACACCGACTCTCTTAAAAAGAAATGAAGAAATTGCAAAACTTAAAAGAGATCATGCTGCTGAGGTTAGACATGTGATACAAGAGATGGAGGAGAAACGTCGTCAAGATAAGGAGGAAATAGAAAGAAAAATGCAGCTTCTTCTTAAGACCGTTCTGAATCAAAACACCTCAGATTTGGATATAGAGGCTCTGGCAGCATTGATATCAGCTCCTACAACTGATGCTAATAGTGTCTTACGTTCTTCTGCATCAACACATGCTCCAACTAATGATCAA ATCATGAATGATGATATGAATGAAGATTTTCAATCATTCGGAGATGAAGAAACATAG